The following are encoded together in the Streptomyces sp. NBC_00358 genome:
- a CDS encoding acyl-CoA dehydrogenase family protein, giving the protein MDFTPTEEQTAARDLAARIFGDLSTHERLTAAGTGSDAGLWKELCAAGLVAAVEETGLLGLVLLLEEQGRTTAQVPFAASCVYGLLAVEAHGSPEQRERLLPGIADGTVVVTGAIAGAGAISGSASGPGSVSGPGSVSGPGSASGPGSVSGPGSASGSGSASGSGSASGPGSVSGSGSASGPGSVSGSGSPSGVVRERARGKREEVLVGRLTGAVPAVPWLRDATHVLVADDRRGLWLVRVAEAESEPVELTAPWSAGRLTLDGTPGEALGAEGAYDDLLATARIAFAGLQAGVCAGSLSRAVEHTNAREQFGRPLAAKQGVQLRAADAYMDTEAIRVTAYEAAWRRDEGLPYAAHALTAAWWASEAGQRVVHTGQHLHGGAGADLEHPVHRHFLWGRQLDAYLGCGGEVLQELGELIANGEVET; this is encoded by the coding sequence ATGGACTTCACGCCCACCGAGGAGCAGACGGCCGCCCGGGACCTGGCCGCGCGGATCTTCGGCGACCTCTCCACCCACGAACGGCTCACCGCGGCCGGGACGGGCAGCGACGCCGGACTGTGGAAGGAGCTCTGTGCCGCCGGACTGGTGGCGGCGGTCGAGGAGACCGGTCTCCTCGGTCTCGTCCTGCTGCTGGAGGAACAGGGACGCACCACGGCCCAGGTGCCGTTCGCGGCGAGCTGTGTGTACGGCCTGCTCGCCGTGGAGGCGCACGGTTCGCCCGAGCAGCGCGAGCGGCTGCTGCCGGGGATCGCCGACGGGACGGTGGTGGTGACCGGAGCGATAGCCGGCGCGGGCGCGATATCGGGCTCCGCCTCCGGGCCGGGTTCCGTCTCCGGGCCGGGTTCCGTCTCCGGGCCGGGTTCGGCCTCCGGGCCGGGTTCCGTCTCCGGGCCGGGTTCGGCCTCCGGATCGGGTTCGGCCTCCGGATCGGGTTCGGCCTCCGGACCGGGCTCCGTCTCCGGATCGGGTTCGGCCTCCGGACCGGGTTCCGTCTCCGGATCGGGTTCGCCTTCCGGAGTCGTGCGGGAGCGGGCGCGGGGGAAGCGGGAAGAAGTGCTTGTGGGGAGGCTGACCGGGGCCGTCCCCGCGGTGCCCTGGCTGCGCGACGCCACCCATGTGCTCGTCGCCGATGACCGGCGCGGGCTCTGGCTGGTCCGGGTCGCGGAGGCGGAGAGCGAGCCGGTCGAACTGACGGCGCCCTGGTCCGCGGGGCGCCTGACACTGGACGGGACACCGGGCGAGGCGCTGGGCGCCGAGGGGGCGTACGACGACCTGCTGGCCACGGCCCGTATCGCGTTCGCCGGGCTCCAGGCAGGAGTGTGCGCCGGGTCGCTGTCACGGGCGGTGGAGCACACGAACGCGCGCGAGCAGTTCGGGCGCCCGCTCGCCGCCAAGCAGGGCGTCCAACTACGCGCCGCCGACGCCTACATGGACACCGAGGCGATACGGGTGACGGCGTACGAGGCGGCCTGGCGGCGTGACGAGGGGCTGCCCTACGCGGCGCACGCCCTGACGGCCGCCTGGTGGGCGTCCGAGGCCGGGCAGCGGGTGGTCCACACGGGCCAGCATCTGCACGGCGGGGCGGGTGCCGACCTCGAACACCCCGTGCACCGGCATTTCCTCTGGGGGCGGCAGCTGGACGCCTATCTGGGATGCGGGGGCGAAGTGCTGCAGGAGTTGGGGGAGTTGATCGCGAACGGGGAGGTGGAGACATGA